The proteins below are encoded in one region of Gopherus flavomarginatus isolate rGopFla2 chromosome 12, rGopFla2.mat.asm, whole genome shotgun sequence:
- the LOC127033063 gene encoding olfactory receptor 14A16-like: MAGPLLVAAKTADRLPLVACLQRVHCSLGFLRPLADRYVANYQPLHYETIMNRGACVQMAASAWISGIPISTMQTGNIFALPFCGGNKVDQFFCEIPQLLKITCNDTYLSEVVITSFLFFLVLCCFAFIIESYVQIFKTVLRIPSEQGRNKAFSTCLPHLAVVSLLVCTATFAYMKSTSSSSSGLDVTVAVLYSVMPPVMNPVIYSIRNKEIKGALRKLTEGKLSKKNKISRFLP, from the exons ATGGCGGGCCCTCTGCTGGTTGCCGCAAAGACAGCAGACAgattgcctttggtggcatgcctgcagagggtccactgttCGCTGGGCTTCCtcagacctctcgcag ACCGGTACGTTGCCAACtaccaaccactgcactatgagactATAATGAACAGaggagcttgtgtccaaatggcagccagtgcctggatcagtggAATTCCCATTTCTACTATGCAGACTGGGAACATATTTGCATTACCTTTTTGTGGTGGTAACAaggtggatcagttcttctgtgaaatcccccagctgCTCAAGATCACTTGCAATGACACATACCTCAGTGAAGTTGTTAttacttcttttctctttttcttagtCTTATGTTGCTTTGCTTTTATAATTGagtcatatgttcagatcttcaaaaccgtgctgagaatcccctctgagcagggccggaataaagccttctccacctgcctccctCACCTCGCTGTGGTCTCCTTGTTAGTTTGCACTGCCACCTTTGCCTACATGAAATCCACCTCCAGCTCATCATCAGGTCTGGATGTCACAGTGGCTGTTCTTTATTCTGTGATGCCTCCAGTGATGAATCCAGTCATCTACAGCATCAGGAACAAGGAGATAAAAGGTGCCCTGAGGAAACTAACTGAGGGGAAgttatccaaaaagaataaaaTTTCCAGATTTCTCCCATGA
- the LOC127032480 gene encoding olfactory receptor 12D1-like isoform X2, which translates to MENQTEVSEFIFLGLTNVRSLQCYLFTLFLLLYMASILGNGATVAVILAEPRLHTPMYFFLGNLSSLDIFYSTVTVPKMLAGFLSGHQTISFTSCLSQLHFFHFLGSSEAMLLAVMAYDRYVAICNPLRYTQVMSPQACLLLAGVTWATGFLHALMHTVMTSLLHFCGPNRILHFFCDIKPLLSLACSSTRLNLSLLHNVTGIIGVSLFIITLLSYLYIITFLFLKVQSRESRRKAFSTCTSHLTVIALYYGTAIFAYLRPSSGSSRSKEMIITLLYSVITPALNPLIYTLRNSEVKYATRKFITRKLFLERN; encoded by the coding sequence atggagaaccagacagaggtgaGCGAGTTCATTTTCCTGGGCCTCACCAATGTGAGGAGTCTTCAGTGTTATCTCTTTaccctcttcctgctgctctACATGGCCAGCATTTTGGGAAATGGAGCCACTGTGGCTGTGATACTGGCCGAGCCCCggcttcacacccccatgtacttcttcctgggaaaTCTCTCCAGCCTAGACATCTTCTACTCCACAGTCACTGTGCCCAAGATGTTGGCCGGCTTCCTCTCAGGGCACCAGACCATCTCCTTCACCAGCTGCCTGTCACAGCTCCATTTCTTCCATTTCCTGGGCAGCAGCGAGGCCATGCTGCTGGCTGTCATGGCCTATGACCGTTACGTGGCCATCTGCAATCCACTGCGCTACACACAGGTCATGAGCCCACAGGCctgcctgctgctggcaggagtcACCTGGGCCACTGGCTTCCTACATGCCCTGATGCACACGGTCATGACCTCTCTGTTGCACTTCTGTGGCCCCAACCGTATCCTccacttcttctgtgacatcAAGCCCCTGCTGAGCCTGGCCTGCAGCAGCACCCGCCTCAACCTGAGCCTCCTCCACAACGTCACTGGGATTATCGGTGTGAGTCTATTCATCATCACGCTCCTCTCCTACCTCTACATCATCACCTTCCTCTTCCTGAAGGTCCAGTCAcgggaaagcaggagaaaggcctTCTCCACTTGCACCTCGCACCTCACTGTGATAGCACTGTACTATGGGACAGCGATCTTCGCCTACTTGCGTCCTTCCTCAGGAAGCTCCAGGAGCAAAGAGATGATCATCACCCTACTGTATAGTGTCATCACCCCAGCTCTGAATCCCCTCATATACACCCTGCGGAACAGTGAGGTGAAATACGCCACCAGGAAATTCATCACTAGAAAACTCTTTCTTGAAAGGAACTAA
- the LOC127032480 gene encoding olfactory receptor 12D2-like isoform X1, with translation MENQTEVSEFIFLGLTNVRSLQCYLFTLFLLLYMASILGNGATVAVILAEPRLHTPMYFFLGNLSSLDIFYSTVTVPKMLAGFLSGHQTISFTSCLSQLHFFHFLGSSEAMLLAVMAYDRYVAICNPLRYTQVMSPQACLLLAGVTWATGFLHALMHTVMTSLLHFCGPNRILHFFCDIKPLLSLACSSTRLNLSLLHNVTGIIGVSLFIITLLSYLYIITFLFLKVQSRESRRKAFSTCTSHLTVIALYYGTAIFAYLRPSSGSSRSKEMIITLLYSVITPALNPLIYTLRNSEWSRVEQFAGTAGGEERSGAEWLVQQSCLW, from the coding sequence atggagaaccagacagaggtgaGCGAGTTCATTTTCCTGGGCCTCACCAATGTGAGGAGTCTTCAGTGTTATCTCTTTaccctcttcctgctgctctACATGGCCAGCATTTTGGGAAATGGAGCCACTGTGGCTGTGATACTGGCCGAGCCCCggcttcacacccccatgtacttcttcctgggaaaTCTCTCCAGCCTAGACATCTTCTACTCCACAGTCACTGTGCCCAAGATGTTGGCCGGCTTCCTCTCAGGGCACCAGACCATCTCCTTCACCAGCTGCCTGTCACAGCTCCATTTCTTCCATTTCCTGGGCAGCAGCGAGGCCATGCTGCTGGCTGTCATGGCCTATGACCGTTACGTGGCCATCTGCAATCCACTGCGCTACACACAGGTCATGAGCCCACAGGCctgcctgctgctggcaggagtcACCTGGGCCACTGGCTTCCTACATGCCCTGATGCACACGGTCATGACCTCTCTGTTGCACTTCTGTGGCCCCAACCGTATCCTccacttcttctgtgacatcAAGCCCCTGCTGAGCCTGGCCTGCAGCAGCACCCGCCTCAACCTGAGCCTCCTCCACAACGTCACTGGGATTATCGGTGTGAGTCTATTCATCATCACGCTCCTCTCCTACCTCTACATCATCACCTTCCTCTTCCTGAAGGTCCAGTCAcgggaaagcaggagaaaggcctTCTCCACTTGCACCTCGCACCTCACTGTGATAGCACTGTACTATGGGACAGCGATCTTCGCCTACTTGCGTCCTTCCTCAGGAAGCTCCAGGAGCAAAGAGATGATCATCACCCTACTGTATAGTGTCATCACCCCAGCTCTGAATCCCCTCATATACACCCTGCGGAACAGTGAG
- the LOC127032535 gene encoding olfactory receptor 14A16-like — translation MSNQTAVTEFLLLGFSDNQELQILHFVVFLLLYLISLLGNLLIITAIALHRNLHTPMYFFLMNLKILDIGSISVTIPKSMANSLMNTKWISYSGCVAQVFLFAFFTSADYAVLTVMTYDRYVAICQPLYYETVMNRRACVQMAASAWISDILYSAVHTRNTFAISFCGGKMVDQFFCEIPQLLKFACSGSDLSELGFLIFSLFLWLSCFVFIIVSYVQIFTTVVRIPSEQGRHKAFFTGLPHLIVVSLFLCTAIFTYLKPISSSPSVQNLLVAVLYSVLPPMMNPIIYSMRNKELKGALNKLIDWRLFTGN, via the coding sequence atgtccaaccaaaccgCTGTAaccgagttccttctcctgggattctctgacaaTCAGGAACTTCAGATTTtacactttgtggtgtttctactGCTTTACCTGATATCCCTGCTGGGGAACCTTCTCATTATCACAGCCATAGCCCTCCACCGcaaccttcacacccccatgtacttcttcctcatGAATCTGAAAATCCTAGATAttggctccatctctgtcaccatccccaaatccatggccaattccCTCATGAACACCAAATGGATTTCTTATTCTGGATGTGTTGCCCAAGTCTTTCTCTTTGCCTTCTTTACTTCAGCAGATTATGCTGTACTGACCGTTATGACGTATGATCGATACGTCGCCATCTGCCAACCATTGTACTATGAGactgtgatgaacaggagagcttgtgtccaaatggcagccagtgcctggatcagtgATATTCTTTACTCTGCAGTGCACACTAGAAACACATTTGCAATATCCTTTTGTGGCGGCAAGatggtggatcagttcttctgtgaaatcccccagctcCTCAAATTCGCCTGCTCTGGTTCAGACCTCAGTGAACTTGGGTTTCTCATTTTTAGTTTATTCTTATGGTTAAGCTGCTTTGTTTTCataattgtgtcatatgttcagatcttcaccaCAGTGgtgagaatcccctctgagcagggccgaCATAAAGCCTTCTTCACCGGCCttcctcacctcattgtggtctccTTGTTCCTTTGTACTGCCATTTTTACATACCTGAAACCCATCTCCAGCTCTCCATCAGTTCAAAatctcttggtggctgttctctattcTGTGTTACCACCAATGATGAATccgatcatctacagcatgaggaacaaggagctAAAAGGTGCACTGAATAAACTGATAGATTGGAGATTATTTACTGGGAATTAA